ccgctagagacGCAGGCGTTAATGTTTAATCTcatacattgtagtgcatttaacatctataaCACGTTAAGCTCcaagcaccagaacagcagaggcaacagaaatgcaggcaatctgttgccggtatcaaaaagctgtaactggttgagcaactataggtagcggtgattacagaactcagggttgtaaaaacccggctagtgatgtatgagctactttgtagatagtgtagaaagcaacgggaaactactacttgaaagctcaaaacaacgttgattccccagaataattgcagtggcaataggcatttgcctcaccctgttagggtaccacaaaaatgtgatttccaatgtcctgtaaaggacaaggaaccacaaTGACAACGACAACAAATCATCGACCTTGCAGCTTATTCAGTTCGCTTTATGTTCACTGCTTAATAGACCAACTGTGCAATGGTAATGAAATGGCACCAACATCTCACCACTACTAACACAAAGTGTAATGTACTGGCTTTGGGAATGGAAATGGTCATGCGCCGGTTACCCTAGGTTACCCGCTCGGAGTGAGGGGAAGATAACCAACACAACAACATCAACTACAACGACAAACCTCTTCTTCACAAGTCACGCATGCGCACTTCCATTCCCAAAGCCAGTACATTAGACTTCGCGTAAAACTTTGTGTTAGTAGTGGTGAGATGTTGGTGCCATTTCGTTACGTTGTATTCCATATACACAGTTGGTCTATTAGAGGAGACGACGATATTATTTACAAGGTCGATGCAACAAATACATAAGTTTCTTGGACTCTACTTAGATGAGCGCTTAAATAGGAAAACTCATCTCAATTATGTTAGACAGGGAGGAAATAATGCTATAAACATCCTCAAAAAACTTAGTCATACCAGATCAGGTGCAGATAGACCTCCAATCCATTATTGACTACGGATCAATCATCTATAATTCAGCTGCCAAATCATCAGAAATCATGCTCTTTGTCTCTGCATAGGCGCTTTGCATTTTGAGTTGATATTATGTAGACATCATTACCTCGCCAAATCGCCCGAAAAAGGGGttaggggttctcaaaattgtgagattcaatttttaaatgccTAAACATTATTCAGCTTGATGCTTCAGTTGAACCTGAACGTTTTCTGTGATAAATTgcgagaacaatttttttttggccaaaattaacGACTTGAGGCGagaaaaattgcgagaaaacagtttttagtgtttttaacaattttgcacAGGTacaaaaagttctgaaaaaatgcgaattttgCCACAAGGCACAAATCTACTTTTCTCAATTTCACAAACTCTGCTGGATGCAAATAAATCGACACAATTACCTAATTTGAATATATTGGGATGATACAATGTATCACTCGTTGTGCCTATACTCACTCATTAATAAATCAATAAAGCTTATCACGACCGCATGTACActtgatgtaggtattttaatctTTTATCATTCATATCTTACGTAAAAACTCAATTACTTCCTATAGAAAAATCTGTTATAGTATTTCACTCGATAACAAAATTAGTAGTACCTATCTGATAAATACGAAATTGACTGAAATTGGTCAGTTCTTCGCCTTCCATAAGAATGAAACTGACAATCTTTCCAAATGTACTACTTATATGGTTATTGAAATgtgatttcatcaaatgtacaAAACGACCAATAATTGGTGAGTGGATGAAATCCTGATAAATAGGTAAATCTAATTCAagttcagttcaaaaatgtgaaacatgtaattgtgaaaaatggttggaaatggtATAACTTAGGTATACTGGTTAAAGAGTTTACCAATTATGATACATTCACGAATGACCCCGCGAATGCCACTGGATTCATAGGAGCAAATTACGTCAAAGCAGTCGAAAGCTGTGGGGCAAGAGTGGTGCCAATATTCATCAGACAGAACTATTCTTACTATGAGTAAGCTAAGTATTAATTAGATAAGCACACAGAAtctgattgagaaaaaaaatgtccacaaTGATCGcacaattttcaccatttcaaaatgcaaatgtcataaaaattgtttatcgTAGACAGATTATGAATTCGATCAATGGAGTAGTACTCCCAGGAGGAAAAACGACAATAAAACCAGGATTTCCATACTATGACGCATCctcgataattttcaaaattgctaaacaaGTAAGTATGTAAATGCATCTATCATACAATCTGAATTTTAATAAACCACAAAAATACTTATGCAGTATATTTCTCATACGCTCATTTGTTTTGCAGCTGAACGATAAAGGAATAACCTTTCCAATATTAAGCATATGTTTAGGATTTCAAGCAATGCTCACCATTCACAACAACGATACAAATTTACTAACGCAATGTGACTCGTTTTATGAAAGTTACCCTCTTGAATTCCAGCCAAACTTCACCAGaagtcaattatttttcaatagtgACCAACAACTATTCCTCAGTTTGAAACTTCTCAGAATAACTATCAACAATCACAAGTACGAAATTGAGCAATTAGGTATGTCTAGGTGTTTCGAATGTGAATAACCTCAACTCTCCAATACATACTCTTCACTTAGGTATTGCATTTCTCCACTTAACTTCACGAAATCAAATTTGCCCAAAGAATGGAGAGTAACATCGCTCAGCACAACCAACAGAGGTGTAAAATTTATCGCCACTGTTGAACATATAAAATATCCTTTTTTTGGAGTTCAGTTTCATCCAGAAATGGCAGCGTTCCATTGGCCTGAAGAATTTTGTATTCCTCACGATCGAGTAACTGTTCGAGctaatcaatatttttatgatAAATTAGTTATTATATCAACGTTGAATGATAATAAGTTTGAAGATgtagaagaagaaagaaaaactctGATTTATAATTATAATACGATTTACTGCCAAGCGAAACCTTATCAGTATTACATTCAgagatatattttttataattgatcAATGAACGTGTCAATACATaatagattttttattttaaaaaaaaatgatcaaacaaCAAACTTTAATAAGCTTCTAAGAAGAACAAGGTAACGTTCATGTGGCAGTTCTGGCCCaagggaaaatgattggatcagatctgatctgaacagatctaattcgatctagtcaaattttttggattcgagGAATATCCAGATTTTATCAAGATCAGATCTACTCAGATCTGGTCAGCTTTATTCAAATCTGGTTGAATTGAATCCAATCAGTTGAAAATGAGTGGGTTatacaaaacagaattttcccaaatttttctcCCAGGAAGAAGTCCTTCATCCCCCCTccgaaatttctttaaaaataaaaacttcatttttacttAATATTTGAAAGCGGAGGTcaatagaacaaattttgtttcgcGACACGACACATGATTCTTGtagattgatttttcttttgaagagaagggttttttcaacaacGTTTCCCAcgagatacttttttttgaaagccaagTTCAATAGTTTTTATTCCaccaagttttttgaaaattaagttcacattttctctccaaaaaaaaaaagttttgcacATGCTCTTCAAAAAGGAAAAGTACCTACTAGTTTTCAACTTCTGCATGctcaaaaatgaaggttttcATCTTCTGTTCGGAAACCTCTTAAGGTGTCacccttcgatttgaacggcaCAGCGATTTTTGGTAGTAGCATGATCTAAAAcctcaaaaaccaaattttcagctgcctgacttcatttttatatttttggcgaccgtttgaaaaattcaaagttgactgtttttggtgattaatgttggaaaaaaatacgtacttggtcagtaaaaatggtcaaaataagtcctaaaactgatattgattccccaaatccaaatttccatttctagccgttctggagcctccagcccgatttttcaattcctccagaattttgaatttgcttcagaaggcgtgatgatgaagttgggcagctaaaaatccagTGGTGTGTTATACTTTCGAcatgttcaacgagtttatccacatttgagccgattttgggagggacacgtcaacagtggttttttgaccagccttTTCATAAtacaaatatccaaaaaatcaaaagctttCGGCTGAAatatggataaactcgttaaacaggtgtAGTAAAACacagaactcgatttttagcagcccaacttcatactcacgccttctggagcaaattcaataccccggagaaatcgaaaatcgcgctggaggctctagaatgactggaaatggagAAATTTCTTCCTCGGAGGAGGGGGTGTTATTTcaggacgaaatacagcgattcgcacacatttcaaaaatttcctcgcaaacgggaaacttttgattttttggagacattttaatgaaaaaaaactggtcagaAAACCACTCTTAGGGTATTTTTTCCTCTAAAAATTAAgttcacagatttttttttcaaacgtaggCCTTCTGGAAAACACGAACCCGAAACAAATTGCCTCATTTGCTCGACCTTTTTCAGCGGCACTGTTTCGAAATTCATCAACTCTTCTGCATGTGAATGAATAAAATACAGTTTTGTAATTTGAACgcaagtacatatgtagttgataggcaatttaaaaaatttatcgcgAAAGAAAATACCTTGTGATCCGATATCTCTATCATTCATATCAGAAAAAACTCAATCAAGAATaaggaaaaaatcttcaaattaaaCAGCACGACTCGACATAGAATTAGTATTTCATACTTGCACATGGCTTGAAATCGGTCGattagttcatttttaaattttattttaccacaaaaaatgaagttttcagtaattccaaatttattatttttgtggtTATTAAACTGCAAATTTACCAAATGTTCGAAACGACCAATAATTGGTgagtaaaataaatttcattaagTAGTAGGATGGAGATACATCGAATGTACCTAGCTTGAACAtgagattaaatgaaaaaattaccctatTTAGGTATACTGGTTCAAGAATTTACACCACATGATGAATTTATAGACGATAAAAATGAAACTGCTGGATTCGTATCGGCGAGTTATGTCAAAGCGGTCGAGTGCTCTGGAGCAAAAGTGGTGCCAATATTCATCAGACAAAACCATTCTTACTACGAGTAGGTTAAATgaaggaaatttatttttttaaataaaaaatcaactgatAATAATCACATGAAATATGGCATGCTTAATCGCGCCTTTTTGAAATATGACAAGATGTCAGTAATTATCAATGAATACGACTCAATTTCTTATAGACGGATCATGAATTCCATCAATGGAATAGTACTTCCAGGAGGAAATGCAAGTGTAACTCCTGGATTTCCTTACTACGACGCATCCgctacaatttttaaaattgcccAACAAGTATGTTAACATGATGTATTCAATATCCATAAACAATTAGGTTTGGACAATGAGGCattaaatatacgagtataggtatcaTCTCCTTATTTGTTTTTCAGATGAACGATAAAGGAATAAGTTTCCCAATATTTGGCGTCTGTTTAGGATTTCAAGCAATGCTCAACATTCACAACAACAATACAGATTTACTAATGCAATGCGACTCGATTCATGAAACTAATAATCTTGAATTCGTACCAGACCACACCACAACCCACTTATTCTCTCGATTTGACAGAGAAGCGCTCCTCAATTTGGAATTGCTTTCGATTACATTGAACAATCACGTGTAAGAAAATTAATCACATTGctcataagtaggtatgtgtgtGAAACTTGGTAATTGAAACACCCCCCACTAATCAATACCGCTTTCGTGTTTaggttttgtatttttccacaCAACTTCACTACATCAAATTTAGCCAAAGAATGGAGAATGACATCACTCAGTACAACTGGCAAAGGTTTAAAATTCATTGCCAGCGCAGAACATGTAAAATATCCGTTTATTGGAGTTCAATTTCACCCAGAAATAGCGCCATttaatgaagaatttgaaatacTTCACGATCGAGAAGCAGTACGAGttaatcgttatttttacgacGCATTAGTTGAGATGTCGACGAACAACGATaataagtttcaaaatgaagaagaagAGAGGAAACACTTGATTTATAATTATAATCCTATTTATCGTCGCGCGAAACCTGATCAGTATTATgctcaaaaatatattttttataattaagaATACAAGatatcttttttttagaaatagtttaaaaaaaaaatgaaaaatccaaacttgaaaaagaaaagcaaacgagcccgagtgaagcgaggtcaaaagcttttaaaaattcatgtttagagaagtaaaaaaaaatgttaatgcagggaggagtttatttttccaatgattcaaacattgaacatttcttaaatttgaacaacaagctgttcaatttgaaaagagcaaatagcccaagcgaagcgagggcataATGTTCTCAAAAATGTATGATCCAAGTTATAATAAAGTTAACATAAgccttttctacaaaatttttattttttataaaatctcagaaaaaggagaaatgaattaatttgataatttgaagtctgattgaaaaaaacaggactttttgatgaagagcaattttactcaacttttttctGACAGGGTAGGATCAAAATAATTTGAGCATCCTTTTTTAAATcactttcgaagaatttttaacCCTAAATCGAGTCAATTTTCCGGTTATAgtcttgaaaaagtgtcatgcaaccCATCAAGTAGACCACGTGGAGAGAAAATACAATTTGTAATCTAATATTTTCAAACGCttcttgaaacattttgaatgtTGGAAACTTGTCAAGCAAATCACTTTAaccacaactttttttgaagacaTTTGAAGAGTTTCAAGCCCGAAATTTGGTCACGATTTTCCGGATTCTTGAGAAAAGTGTCATGCAACCTTTCAAAATGGgttacaatttcaacaaaaattcaaaaaaaaatgttcagaactttttttgagaagttttgaagagttttgagaCAAAAGTTGAACCATAGTTGTCAGGATTTCTTTCATCAcagatttcttttgaaaaattttgattagtaTCCAAAAATTGTAGCACATTTTGATAAGTCGTATGGCACTTCTTCAAAAGTGCTGATAGAAAATACtgattcagggtgtctaacaaaactcccatacaaaaaaaatcatgacttttcatTACTTTCATGACTATTAGAcagttagacaccctgtttaaGAATgcttaaaatcaatttttgatgaaatatttgaattcatcgcaaaattttgacccattttgataggtaaatcATATGgcactttttcgaaattcccacaaatcatgaccaaattttaggctcaaaattcttcaacgattctcaaaaaacatttactTAGGTACGTCGAAtttctgtcgaaattttaaaccttttttcGACAggtcctttttcaaaaatgccaaaaatcatgacttaaTTTTggccacaaaatttttcaacacagctcagaaaatgttttcatagtatttttgattttatttacagttttgagccattctggagcctccagcgatatttcaattttctcgaaaaatatcaaatcgctctttgaaaatgtttttttttcacattttctgaaatttacaaattgatcaaaaattcattttgaactaTAGAAGTTGTGTAACCTCTAAAATAAATTGTAGATGGGTGAAATGTGTTTCTACCGAGTTGCAAAATGTCGGCAGAAGCGCTAAAAACTCCTTATCAATTTTagtctaatttcaaaattgaaggaactaCCAAGGGAACTTCTCGAGGTGTCCATCTCCGATTTAAACaggaacagaattttttgaaagtgcaTAGTCTGAACTCCTACAACCAACATTTCAACTGCCCAAATCGAAAgatatttacttttttgttaaaaattatggaaattaatCCAGAAACTAGTACTGACTCATTCGAACGGAATTTAATCATTTGTGGTCATTACGAAGCCTTCgcctaaatttttaatttctcccaaattttaaaacttctccaaaaagtatagaaattaattttggtagctaaaaatcgtgattttttcatgatcaattttcacatttttaccgcatgaaaatacccccgccccccccccccccatcaataacttgaaactgcgaggattttttttttcaatttgtaggcaCGTAcacattttagttttttcatttttctaattttttgaacaaatttttatttttctaatttttttttattttaatgggcttttaaaaaaaagggtgtgatttaataccacgacaaaaaaggcgtcagcacgacaagcataggcactttcacgccagaaaaatcgttaccacgactaaattggaaattcccgacaataaagagcttactCCGACATAAAAGGcactccaacgacaaaataatgtatcaaacgacgaattaaaaaattcacgacattttattactttcaactgctatataaggcaatgcacgacaacatttttctgtcaaaaataggcatttcaccgacagaaataaatgtttgaaaaatataaaaattaca
The sequence above is a segment of the Planococcus citri chromosome 3, ihPlaCitr1.1, whole genome shotgun sequence genome. Coding sequences within it:
- the LOC135840835 gene encoding gamma-glutamyl hydrolase-like codes for the protein MKFSVIPNLLFLWLLNCKFTKCSKRPIIGILVQEFTPHDEFIDDKNETAGFVSASYVKAVECSGAKVVPIFIRQNHSYYERIMNSINGIVLPGGNASVTPGFPYYDASATIFKIAQQMNDKGISFPIFGVCLGFQAMLNIHNNNTDLLMQCDSIHETNNLEFVPDHTTTHLFSRFDREALLNLELLSITLNNHVFCIFPHNFTTSNLAKEWRMTSLSTTGKGLKFIASAEHVKYPFIGVQFHPEIAPFNEEFEILHDREAVRVNRYFYDALVEMSTNNDNKFQNEEEERKHLIYNYNPIYRRAKPDQYYAQKYIFYN
- the LOC135841120 gene encoding gamma-glutamyl hydrolase-like isoform X1 codes for the protein MKLTIFPNVLLIWLLKCDFIKCTKRPIIGILVKEFTNYDTFTNDPANATGFIGANYVKAVESCGARVVPIFIRQNYSYYEQIMNSINGVVLPGGKTTIKPGFPYYDASSIIFKIAKQLNDKGITFPILSICLGFQAMLTIHNNDTNLLTQCDSFYESYPLEFQPNFTRSQLFFNSDQQLFLSLKLLRITINNHKYCISPLNFTKSNLPKEWRVTSLSTTNRGVKFIATVEHIKYPFFGVQFHPEMAAFHWPEEFCIPHDRVTVRANQYFYDKLVIISTLNDNKFEDVEEERKTLIYNYNTIYCQAKPYQYYIQRYIFYN
- the LOC135841120 gene encoding gamma-glutamyl hydrolase-like isoform X2, with the translated sequence MKLTIFPNVLLIWLLKCDFIKCTKRPIIEFTNYDTFTNDPANATGFIGANYVKAVESCGARVVPIFIRQNYSYYEQIMNSINGVVLPGGKTTIKPGFPYYDASSIIFKIAKQLNDKGITFPILSICLGFQAMLTIHNNDTNLLTQCDSFYESYPLEFQPNFTRSQLFFNSDQQLFLSLKLLRITINNHKYCISPLNFTKSNLPKEWRVTSLSTTNRGVKFIATVEHIKYPFFGVQFHPEMAAFHWPEEFCIPHDRVTVRANQYFYDKLVIISTLNDNKFEDVEEERKTLIYNYNTIYCQAKPYQYYIQRYIFYN